One segment of Micromonospora parathelypteridis DNA contains the following:
- a CDS encoding helix-turn-helix transcriptional regulator — protein sequence MDNSSEVRAFLTSRRAKVTPEQAGIPAYGSRRVAGLRRGEVAALAGVSVEYYTRLERGNLSGASESVLDAVARALRLDETETAHLHHLARAAGPQPARARARRDKTPEIRPAIRRVLDSMTGVPAFLRNHRFDILAANPLGMALYAPMFAAGATLPVNSMRFNFLNPHAQAFYPQWAQVSHSAVAALRIAAAQNPDDQQLMNLIGELSMRSEPFRTMWAAQDVYVHRHGTKLLRHPAIGELDLAFEALELPGNDGLTILTYSAEPGTPSGDGLELLATWAATQKAKTAPARD from the coding sequence ATGGACAACAGCAGCGAGGTGCGGGCGTTCCTGACCTCCCGTCGCGCGAAGGTCACCCCGGAACAGGCCGGTATCCCCGCGTACGGCAGCCGCCGAGTCGCCGGACTCCGCCGCGGCGAGGTTGCCGCCCTGGCTGGGGTCAGCGTCGAGTACTACACCCGTCTGGAACGCGGCAACCTCAGCGGTGCCTCCGAAAGTGTCCTGGACGCCGTTGCGCGCGCGCTGCGACTGGACGAGACGGAGACCGCGCACCTGCACCACCTGGCCCGCGCCGCGGGGCCCCAGCCGGCCCGCGCTCGCGCCCGCCGCGACAAGACTCCCGAGATCCGGCCGGCGATCCGCCGGGTTCTGGACTCGATGACCGGCGTGCCCGCGTTCCTGCGCAACCACCGTTTCGACATCCTGGCCGCAAATCCTCTAGGCATGGCTCTCTACGCACCCATGTTCGCCGCTGGGGCGACTCTGCCGGTGAATTCGATGCGATTCAACTTCCTCAACCCGCACGCCCAGGCGTTCTATCCGCAGTGGGCGCAGGTGTCCCACTCCGCCGTCGCCGCGCTGCGCATCGCGGCTGCTCAGAACCCGGACGACCAGCAGCTGATGAACCTGATCGGCGAGCTGTCCATGCGCAGCGAACCCTTCCGGACCATGTGGGCCGCCCAGGACGTCTACGTCCACCGCCACGGCACCAAGCTTCTCCGCCACCCCGCCATCGGCGAGCTGGACCTGGCCTTCGAAGCGCTCGAGCTGCCCGGCAACGACGGGCTGACGATCCTTACCTACTCCGCCGAGCCGGGCACCCCCTCCGGCGACGGCCTCGAACTGCTCGCCACCTGGGCCGCGACCCAGAAGGCCAAAACCGCTCCGGCGAGAGACTGA
- a CDS encoding helix-turn-helix domain-containing protein — MDNGTAIRDFLISRRARISPQRAGLSTRGIRRVPGLRRSEVAALAGVSLEYYTRLERGNLAGVSDSVLNAVARALQLDEAERTFLADLARNCGPATRRPHRKPHGAAVRPNLLRMLDALNGSPAFVLNGSADLIAANTLARALFAPLYERADPPNHARFVFLDGRARQFWIDWDRIADDTVALLHVQAVRWPYDKALANLIGELTTRSDLFRVRWARHDVRAHTTGIKRLHHPVAGPMELTFEVLTPAADDDQALVVYGAEPGSATADGLRLLADRVATRGEQPDDRDTGRI, encoded by the coding sequence GTGGACAACGGCACTGCGATCCGCGACTTTCTGATTTCCCGCCGTGCGCGCATCAGCCCGCAGCGGGCGGGCCTGTCGACGCGCGGCATCCGCCGGGTTCCCGGGCTGCGCCGTTCCGAGGTCGCCGCTCTCGCCGGGGTAAGTCTCGAGTACTACACGCGTCTGGAGCGCGGCAACCTTGCCGGGGTCTCCGACAGCGTCCTGAACGCTGTCGCCCGGGCTCTGCAGCTCGACGAGGCCGAACGCACCTTCTTGGCTGACCTGGCCCGCAACTGCGGACCGGCAACCCGTCGCCCTCACCGGAAGCCGCACGGCGCTGCGGTGCGCCCGAACCTGCTGCGCATGCTGGACGCACTCAACGGTTCACCCGCGTTCGTGCTCAACGGCAGCGCTGACCTGATTGCCGCCAACACTCTCGCCCGGGCCTTGTTCGCTCCGCTCTACGAACGCGCCGACCCACCCAACCATGCCCGGTTCGTGTTCCTCGACGGCCGGGCCCGGCAATTTTGGATCGACTGGGACCGGATCGCCGACGACACTGTCGCGCTGCTGCACGTGCAGGCCGTCCGCTGGCCGTATGACAAGGCTTTGGCCAATCTGATCGGGGAGCTGACCACTCGCAGCGATCTGTTCCGTGTCCGGTGGGCACGCCACGACGTGCGCGCCCACACGACGGGGATCAAGCGCCTGCACCACCCGGTGGCAGGCCCGATGGAGCTGACCTTCGAGGTGCTGACGCCGGCCGCTGACGACGACCAGGCGCTGGTGGTGTATGGCGCCGAGCCGGGCAGCGCCACCGCGGACGGCCTGCGGCTGCTCGCCGACCGGGTAGCGACCCGCGGCGAACAACCCGACGATCGTGACACTGGGCGTATCTGA